A section of the Telopea speciosissima isolate NSW1024214 ecotype Mountain lineage chromosome 3, Tspe_v1, whole genome shotgun sequence genome encodes:
- the LOC122655376 gene encoding S-antigen protein-like, producing the protein MKNDMRIHYAYDAAFFSQTLINYSGEGDEVPLKPESEGLEAPLESRSEGLEAPLEPGSEGLENEGLEAPLRPRGQGLEAPFRPESEGLKAPLELGSEGLEATLGPEGEGLEAPLRPRSEGLEAPFGPESEVLKTLLGPGSEGLQEPLRLEGEGLEAPLRLEGEGLEAPLGPGS; encoded by the exons ATGAAAAATGATATGAGAATTCATTATGCTTATGATGCGGCATTCTTTAGCCAAACATTAATCaattatagtggtgagggtgaTGAGGTACCACTCAAACCTGAAAGTGAGGGTCTTGAGGCACCACTTGAATCTAGAAGTGAGGGTCTAGAGGCACCACTCGAACCTGGAAGTGAGGGTCTTGAG AATGAGGGTCTTGAGGCACCACTTAGACCTAGAGGTCAGGGTCTTGAGGCGCCATTCAGACCTGAAAGTGAGGGTCTTAAGGCACCACTCGAACTTGGAAGTGAGGGTCTTGAGGCAACACTTGGACCTGAAGGTGAGGGTCTTGAGGCACCACTTAGACCTAGAAGTGAGGGTCTTGAGGCACCATTCGGACCTGAAAGTGAGGTTCTTAAGACACTACTCGGACCTGGAAGTGAGGGTCTTCAGGAACCACTTCGACTTGAAGGTGAGGGTCTTGAGGCACCACTCCGACTTGAAGGTGAGGGTCTTGAGGCACCACTCGGACCTGGAAGTTAG